One Pseudomonas sp. B21_DOA genomic window, ACATCAACTGCTGCCCGATGTACTGGTGCTGCCGCTGCTGTGGCTGGGGCTGATCGTCAACAGCTTCGGTGTGTTCGTGGCGTTGCCCGATGCGTTGTGGGGCGCGGTGGCGGGTTATTTGGCGCTGTGGTCGGTGTTCTGGCTGTTCAAATTGCTCACCGGCAAGGACGGCATTGGTCATGGCGATTTCAAACTGCTGGCCTTGCTCGGCGCGTGGGGTGGCTGGCAGATTCTGCCGTTGACGATTCTGTTGTCATCGTTGGTTGGGGCGATTTTGGGCGTCGTCATGCTGCGTCTGCGCGCCCAGGCAACCTCGACGCCGATCCCCTTCGGACCCTTTCTGGCAATTGCCGGCTGGATTGCCTTGCTCTGGGGTGGTCAAATAACCGACTTCTATTGGCAGTCTGTCGGTTTGAAATGAATACCCCTGTGGAAAAACCCTGGATCCTCGGCCTGACCGGCGGCATCGGCAGCGGCAAGAGTGCAGCGGCGCAGCACTTCATCGATCTCGGTGTGCATGTGGTGGATGCCGATCATGCGGCGCGCTGGGTAGTCGAACCGGGGCGTCCGGCGCTGGCGAAAATCGCCGAGCACTTCGGTTCTGGCGTGTTGCAGGCCGATGGCACGCTGAACCGTGCCGCCCTGCGCAAACTGATTTTTGAAGACCCGGAACAGCGACGTTGGCTCGAAGCGCTGTTGCATCCGTTGATCGGCGAGGAAATCGCTCATCACCTGGCGCAGGCAAAATCGCCTTACGCGATTCTGGTTTCACCGCTGCTGATCGAGTCCGGGCAATACGCGATGACTCAGCGCATTCTGGTCATCGATGCGCCGCAACAACTGCAGATCGAACGCACCTTGCAGCGTGACCAGACCAGCGAACAACAAGTGCAGGCGATCCTCAAGGCGCAATCGAGCCGTGAAGACCGCGTGAGCCGCGCCGACGACGTGATCGTCAACGACCGCGACCTTGCCTGGCTGCACAGCGAGGTCGAACGTCTGCATCACTTTTATCTGACTTTATCCGGAGGCCAAGCATGAGCCAGATTCCAACCGTTGAATGCCCGACCTGCGGCGCCCCTGTCGAATTCACCCCGGCAAACAAATTCCGTCCGTTCTGCTCCGACCGCTGCAAACTGATCGACCTCGGCGCCTGGGCGTCGGAGGAGCACAAGATTCCGGTCGCACCGGATGCCGAAGACGAATTGTTTTCCGGCGATTTCGATCCGCGTCATTGATCGCCGATCAGGTTGCATAAAACCCGAGAGGATGGCGGTTCGGAGTGGATCAAGACTTCGGATCGTCGTCCTTCCACGGCGCCGAAAGGTAACGGGTGCGGTTGAAGGTCTCCAGCCATTCCGGGCAGAACACCACCAACGCACTGACAACCATGCCGTTGATAAAGGCCTCTGGAAACAACAGCAACCACAGGTAGCCGACGAAATCTTCCAGCCATTCCGGCATGGCGAAGAGGCCGTCGTACCACAGCAGCGTCAGGCTGAGGATCAGGCACAACAGGCCGGACAACGCAGCGGCGAAGAAACCGGAACAGAAAATATAAACGAACGGATTTCGTGGCTGCGCACGCTCGACCAGAATCGCCACGCATTCGGTGATCAGCACTGGCAGCAGAATCAGCAACGCGCCATTGACGCCCACCGCAGCCAGGTCCTGACGCCCCAGCAGCACCAGCCCCATCTGCGCAACCAGCCCGCCGACGATCGCCAGCGGCCAATCGAGCAGCAGCGTCACGGCCGTCATGCCGATGAAGTGATAAGACACGCCGGTGTCGAAATCCCTGCGCACCAGCCACAGCAGAAACAGCGCGAACACCGTGCCGAACAGCAAGTGCTGCCGGCGACTGTCGCTGAACAGCTCGACCCATGGCGCACGCATGATCGCCCAGAACAGCACCGGCAGATAAATCAGCCAGCCGAGCGTCAGGCTTGCCGAGGACAGCAGTTCGGCACCGATCATGATTCCCTCACCTTCTCCATGGACTTACCGCTTTGTCGCAGTCTACACCGCCGATGTATGTGCACCAGCCGATGCAAAGCTATCTGCTTGTCGCATTTGGACGCTAAGCTTGGGCTTATGGATGATTCAGATTATTTACGCCTGCTGACCATCGCGGCCGAGCAAGCCAATGCGTTCCTGTCCAATGCCCGCAAATGGGAGCGTGAGCGTTGGGTCTGCCAGCGCCTGCTGCAAGGCTTGAACATCCCCTACCGCGCCGATGAGTTCGCCCCTGCGGGTGAACCGCCGGACGTGTTGTTCCGCGATGCCAATTTCGAAGTTTTTTCGTCCTCGATGAAGGCCGCCGTCTCAATGACGAGTGGCGCGACGAATTGCAGCGTCGGCGCAGCGCGTTTTCCTGAGCCAATTGGTGCGCCGCGAAGCCAAGCCCAAACGCATCCCGGCCAATGAATTTCTCCTGCGTCTGGCGCCGACCCTGCGCAAGAAGGCGCACAACTACAAGGAGCGCGGCATGGATCTGGGTGAGCTGGATATCATCGCCTTCGCCAGCCTCAAGCGCGAAGTGCTGGATCTCAACAGTCATTTCCCGCCACCGACCGAATATCTGCGTCAGGGCTGGCGCTCGCTGTCGCTGGTCGGCCCGACGTTCGCCCGCGTGCTGTTCGCCCATCCCGACGCACCGGACTTTCTGCGCAGCAACCTCGGCCGCAGCATTGTGTTCGACGTGGGCATCAGCCTGTGACGCCGCTGCAGCAACTGATCGCCGAGGTTCCGCAAACCGGTCGTGTGCGCTGGATCGGCGTGCGTCCAGAATCCCGTGGGCCGATGCTTGAGCTCGACGCGGTCGAGGCGCGGCTGGAAGCCGGGCTCACCGGCGACCACGCCCGCCCGGGCATTCGCAATGCGCGACAGGTGACGCTGATTCAGTGGGAGCACCTGGCGGTAATCAACGCATTGATGGGCCGTCCCGATGACCAGCCGATCCGGCCTGAAGATCTGCGGCGCAATCTCGTTATAAGCGGAATCAATTTGTTTAGCCTGAAGGGGCGGCGCTTTCGCATCGGGCAAGCGATACTCGAAACCACTGGCTGGTGTCAGCCCTGCGCACGCTTGCAGAACAATCTTGGCCCGGGCACTTTCCAGACCGTGCGCGGGCATGGCGGGATCACCGCCCGGGTGTTACAAAGCGGCATCATTCGCCTCGACGATAGCGTGTGCGTCGAACCGGTTCCGGACAGCGGCTACGCTGCCTTCAACCCGGGCTGAAAACCCCTGTAGCCTGTGCTCATTCAGTAACGTCTACCTGACGAGGCAAATATGACCAGCCGCCTGAACCCCGAAGACCAAAAGCATGTCGAAGAGTACCTGCAACTGTCCCAACACCGTGTCGAGCGCCGGCCTTTCCGGCCGTGGATGCTCCTGGTGCTGGTGCTGGCAGTGACCATTGG contains:
- the coaE gene encoding dephospho-CoA kinase (Dephospho-CoA kinase (CoaE) performs the final step in coenzyme A biosynthesis.); this translates as MNTPVEKPWILGLTGGIGSGKSAAAQHFIDLGVHVVDADHAARWVVEPGRPALAKIAEHFGSGVLQADGTLNRAALRKLIFEDPEQRRWLEALLHPLIGEEIAHHLAQAKSPYAILVSPLLIESGQYAMTQRILVIDAPQQLQIERTLQRDQTSEQQVQAILKAQSSREDRVSRADDVIVNDRDLAWLHSEVERLHHFYLTLSGGQA
- the yacG gene encoding DNA gyrase inhibitor YacG, which codes for MSQIPTVECPTCGAPVEFTPANKFRPFCSDRCKLIDLGAWASEEHKIPVAPDAEDELFSGDFDPRH
- a CDS encoding energy-coupling factor ABC transporter permease produces the protein MIGAELLSSASLTLGWLIYLPVLFWAIMRAPWVELFSDSRRQHLLFGTVFALFLLWLVRRDFDTGVSYHFIGMTAVTLLLDWPLAIVGGLVAQMGLVLLGRQDLAAVGVNGALLILLPVLITECVAILVERAQPRNPFVYIFCSGFFAAALSGLLCLILSLTLLWYDGLFAMPEWLEDFVGYLWLLLFPEAFINGMVVSALVVFCPEWLETFNRTRYLSAPWKDDDPKS
- a CDS encoding MOSC domain-containing protein, with translation MTPLQQLIAEVPQTGRVRWIGVRPESRGPMLELDAVEARLEAGLTGDHARPGIRNARQVTLIQWEHLAVINALMGRPDDQPIRPEDLRRNLVISGINLFSLKGRRFRIGQAILETTGWCQPCARLQNNLGPGTFQTVRGHGGITARVLQSGIIRLDDSVCVEPVPDSGYAAFNPG
- a CDS encoding DUF3094 domain-containing protein; this encodes MTSRLNPEDQKHVEEYLQLSQHRVERRPFRPWMLLVLVLAVTIGLGLLSRFISYLTL